The following coding sequences lie in one Silene latifolia isolate original U9 population chromosome 5, ASM4854445v1, whole genome shotgun sequence genomic window:
- the LOC141654792 gene encoding receptor-like protein EIX2, with protein MLGHLDISSNSLKGDLGISHLANLSSLRYFDISFNSLTLNVASSWVPPFHLDTIALASCGLGSRFPGWLQTQTNYSKLDLSNTGIKDTIPFWFWNLSSAATFIILSHNRLHGKLPTDFPIVLDMNPAIDLSFNFLEGTIPSFFSNALYLNLSRNNFSGHVSFLCKNPLGLAIDLSHNNLSGELPECWSVLSFISVFDLSNNSFSGQLPSSLANLSYLQSLHLRNNKFSGKLPLSLCNLTFLLYLDLGDNLFSGEIPGCLGHALKNLVVLSLRNNSISGSIPPQLCHPSIQILDLSMNNISGVIPKCLCKLQAMTQKKSLPIVMNDTNRTFSTIGVPHKDYISLVLKGYLYNDANHLELVKSLDLSGNNLRGSIPGEISCLTGLISLNFSGNNLSGSITSKIGRLKSLESLDLSNNHLSGAIPSTISDLNFLGTLSLVNNNFSGRIPTGTQIQGFNASAFAGNPGLCGEPLPNKCPGNGDRKGSSINKDDQNPRDNAFDLGLYISVALGFITGFWAFCGVLVLKRSWRIAYFRVWIHVYDKLYVLVTLMLVRIRRRYLA; from the coding sequence ATGCTCGGACACTTGGATATTTCTTCAAACTCACTAAAAGGCGATCTTGGTATTAGCCATCTCGCAAATCTTTCTAGTCTGCGTTACTTTGATATCTCCTTTAACTCATTGACTTTGAACGTGGCCTCTAGTTGGGTTCCTCCATTTCATTTGGACACTATAGCTCTTGCTTCTTGTGGCTTAGGTTCTCGGTTTCCAGGATGGCTTCAAACGCAAACCAATTATTCTAAATTGGATTTGTCAAATACAGGGATTAAAGACACAATTCCattttggttctggaatctttcTTCCGCTGCTACTTTTATCATTCTCTCCCATAATCGACTTCACGGTAAATTGCCTACAGATTTCCCAATTGTACTTGACATGAATCCTGCCATAGACTTGAGCTTTAACTTTCTTGAAGGAACCATCCCATCTTTTTTCAGTAATGCACTCTATTTGAATCTCTCAAGAAATAATTTCTCTGGTCATGTTTCCTTTTTGTGTAAAAATCCGTTAGGGCTCGCTATAGACCTGTCACATAACAACCTATCAGGTGAGCTCCCTGAGTGCTGGTCTGTGTTATCGTTCATCTCTGTTTTCGATCTATCAAATAACAGCTTTTCGGGACAGCTTCCTAGCTCACTGGCTAATCTATCTTACTTGCAGAGTTTGCATTTGAGAAATAACAAGTTTTCAGGGAAGCTACCTTTGTCATTGTGTAACTTAACATTTTTGTTATATTTAGATCTTGGAGACAATTTGTTTTCCGGAGAGATACCAGGATGTTTAGGGCATGCACTAAAAAATCTGGTTGTTCTCAGTCTTCGAAACAATTCTATCTCTGGAAGCATACCTCCACAACTCTGTCATCCCTCTATCCAAATCCTTGATTTATCTATGAATAATATCTCTGGTGTCATACCAAAATGCTTATGCAAGCTTCAAGCAATGACTCAGAAAAAGAGCCTTCCTATTGTTATGAATGATACTAATCGGACATTTTCAACCATCGGTGTCCCACACAAAGATTATATCTCCCTTGTACTGAAAGGATACTTGTACAATGATGCTAATCATCTGGAACTTGTTAAAAGCTTGGATCTTTCGGGTAACAATTTAAGAGGGAGCATTCCAGGTGAAATTTCATGCCTAACAGGGTTGATTTCCCTGAACTTTTCCGGAAACAATCTAAGTGGGTCTATTACTTCCAAGATAGGTAGGTTGAAGTCTTTAGAGTCCTTGGATTTATCAAATAACCATCTTTCTGGAGCAATCCCTTCAACCATTTCAGACTTGAATTTTCTAGGGACTTTGAGTTTGGTAAACAACAACTTTTCCGGAAGAATTCCAACAGGAACTCAGATTCAAGGCTTCAATGCATCTGCATTTGCTGGGAATCCTGGGCTTTGTGGTGAACCACTCCCTAATAAGTGTCCGGGTAATGGAGACAGAAAAGGATCTAGCATAAATAAAGATGATCAGAACCCCAGAGACAATGCATTTGATTTGGGGTTATACATCAGTGTTGCACTGGGTTTTATTACCGGCTTTTGGGCGTTTTGTGGTGTACTGGTACTAAAAAGATCCTGGAGGATTGCCTACTTTCGTGTCTGGATTCATGTTTATGACAAGCTTTACGTTCTGGTTACTCTCATGTTGGTTCGAATTCGAAGACGATACTTAGCTTGA